The genomic segment TCCCGTATATGTTTCCGAAGCATGGAAACATGGAACACCGGATGTAGATGCATATCCTCTGGCAGATCCAATCGGTAAGCTACCTCACCAACTTTCCGATGATCTTGTATGGACCAATGAATCTGACTGCGAGTTTCCCGCCGCCTTACCAAATCTGTCCTTCCCTTTCTGTGCAGTAACCTTCAAGTAGACCCAATCTCCTATCTCAAAAGTTACCTCTCTTCTGGACTGGTCAGCATACTTCTTCTGACGGTCTTGAGCCTTCTTCATGTTGGTTTGAATCGTCTCCAGGTTAACCATAGTCTCTTGTACGATAGGCGATCCAAACATTCTTCTTTCTCCCACTTCCGTCCAACACAAAGGTGTTTTGCATGGCCTTCCATACAGCGCTTCATAAGGTGACATCCCTATGCTCGCATGGTGACTGTTGTTGTATGAGAACTCAACCAACGGTAAATGCTTCTCCCAATTTCGTTCCCAATCGAGAATACACATCCAGAGCATGTCCTCGATTGTCCGAATGGTTTCTCCGTTTGGCCATCTGTTTCTGGGTGGAACGCCGTGCTTCTGAACAGTTTAGTTCCCAAGGCTTCTTGTAATGCTTCCCAAAATGCTGCCGTGAACCTAGGGTCACGATCTGAGACGATGTCTGAAGGTACACCATGTAACTTCACAATTTGGTCGATGTACAGCTCGGCCAATACTTCCACTTTATCCGTATCCCGCATAGGTAACAGGTGTGTAACCTTGGTTAACCTATCCACAATCATTTGAGTTATTCGATCTACCTGGAGCAGTAGGTAATCCAGTGAtgaaatccatggaaatagaaTCCCATTTCCATTGAGGTATCGGAAGACTTTGTAGCAATCCTCCTGGAACTTGATGCTCGACTTTCACTTGTTGACAAGTCTCACACTGAGCAACCCATTGCGCTACTGATCTCTTCATGCCTGGCCAATGATAGTATCTTCTCACGTCTCGGTACATCTTCGAACTTCCAGGATGGATACTAAGTAAGGAATGATGTGCCATCCTTAGTATCTCATCTCTCAGCCCTTGCCCTTTTGGAACCGTGATCCTTCCATTAATAAGCAAGGTTCCATCCTCCGCCAAGTAGTATCCAGCACTATTTGGTCCGGCTTGTTCTCTGAGTTCTTCAGCAATCTTCTGTAATTTCTCATCTCTAAGTTGCTCCTCTCGAATTCTCTGAATCAAGCTGGCCTGGTTCAATACTTGTACTCCCAATGGTTcacttgtctgaccttccaaggCAACCAACTTCACTTGCTTCAGCTCTTGTTCAACAGCTCAACTTCTCTTTCTATATCAGCATCCAACTTTCTTCGACTTAAGGCATCCGCAACAACATTCGCTTTACCAGGATGGTAGCGAATCTTTAAGTTtagtcggccacaaactccatccatctACGCTGGCGCAGGTTGAGATCTGGCTGAGTGAAAAGGTATTTAAGACTTTGGTGGTCTGTGTATACGTCCACTTCTTCTCCGTACAAGTACGATCTCCATATTTGCAAAACGAATACAACAGCCGCCAACTCCAAGTCATGTCTAGTGTAGTTATCTTCATGCTTCCGTAGTTGTCGCGAGGCATATGCAATGACTCTCCCATCTTGCATTAGCACACAACCTAACCCAACTCGTGAAGCATCCGTGTACACTGTGTAAGGTTTACCTTGCTCAGGCAAAGCTAACACTGGTGCGGTCGTGAGAGCTTCCTTCAACTTCTTGAATGCCTTCTCCGTTTCTTCCACCCATAGGAATGGAACTGCTTTACCGGTCAGTTTAGTTAAGGGCTTTGCAATAGAGGAAAAGTCCTTAACAAACTTCCGATAATAGCCCGCGAGTCCGAGAAAACTCCTCACTTCTGTCATATGGTAGGTCGAGGCCATTCTCGTATGGCTTGGACCTTCTCTGGATCAGGAGCCACGCCCTCTCCTGACACAATGTGACCAAGAAATCCTATCTTTCTCTTCCAAAACGAGCACTTGCTAAACTTGGCAAACAGCTTCTGACTTCGTAACCTCTCCATAACCAGTTTCAGATGCTCTTCGTGCTCCTCCTTACTTCTCGAGTACACCAGGATGTCATCAATGAAAATGATCACGGACTTGTCGAGGTAGTCGTGAAATACTTCATTCATCAAACGCATGAAAGCTGCGGGTGCGTTTGTGAGACCAAagggcataaccacaaactcatactGCCCATACCTCGTCCGAAATGCTGTCTTCATGACTTCTGACTTGGCAATGGGAATTTGATGATACcctgatgccaaatcaatcttcGAAAACCAACTAGCTCCTTTAAGCTGGTCCAACAACTCATCTATCCTCGGAAGAGGATACTTGTctttgatggtgatgttgttgattccGCGGTAATCGATACACAACCTCatgcttccatctttcttcttcacaaatAGCACAGGAGCTCCCTAAGGTGAAGAACTCGATCGGATGAATCCCTTTCCCAGTAGATCTTCCAATTGTTTCTTGAGTTCAGCCAACTCCGCAGGTGCCATCCGATACGGTGCCTTAGCTATAGGTTTTGCTTCAAGCTCCAAAGTAATAGTAAAAGGATTACTCCGAGGTGGAGGTAATTCCTTTAGTGGCTCAAAAATATCTTCAAACTCCTTGACCACTTCTATGTCTTCAATCTTAACTTCATCGTCAGTGGCTCCTCACTAACCGATAAAGTCACCAAATACACTTCTCCGTCTTGAAACAAATCTTGCACTCTCATTGCCACGACTAGTGACACTGTCATACTAGGACTGATTCCGTAGTATACCATCTCTGGACGTTTGCCTCTGCCAAACAACAGTCTTCCTTTTCCACAATCAATCTGAACTCCGTAGAACGATAACCAATCCATTCCAAGGATTACTTCGTACCCTTCCAAAGGCACGACTAACAAATCTgccacaaactctctctcttgaaTGACCAATGGAGCATTCTTGATACACTGATTCGCTTGAAGGGTTCGGTCTGCGGGGGTCAAGACTGCCACATTTACCCTGTCAACCAAAAAGCAATCCCAGAACTGGGCAGCAACCTCAGGGTCACAAAACTGTGTTGCCCCGAATCGAACAATACATGTGTGGGTTTACCAGCAACATGTATGGTTCCTGCCACAGTAACTCAATCAACAATATCTCAATCACAACACTACTAATCAAGACTCGCACAATCATCAAACACAATCGAAATATTTCTAAACGCGTAACCTAGCGATCAAGCAATCTATACCTAACCAGAATCCTAACTAAATTCCAGCAACTAATTTTACACAACATCCCATGCAATAAAAAGAACATGGTTACGATTATGCTCACTGGTTCCCGTgttttcaaaaatgttttcaataattTTCGAGTCAAAAAGGAGTCGCCAATGCACTCTCTAGGAATCCGGTCATATCCAATCGTTGGGGAGGGGTAAGATAGATTATACTTTTAGAATTTCGTCTAACccctatatattttgtaactttgATTCCGCAGGTTGCTGTACTGGTGTGGTAGGGTGGATATTTGGAGTTATTGAGGGTTCCGACGTTGCGCATAGCCCGATACTGGCCGATCTTTTTCCATCACAGGAGTGTGATCCTATTTTGCCTGATACAGATCTGACACCCATTGTTATATCCGatgtgggaaccaaaattcgcactgtcgattttagttaagtttaaacgtaggaaaactaagttgacctagttttccccgaggatcccggctatctgctgggccacgcacgacgaagttaatacgagtttagtttgagaataaatgcgtaaaataaaaagagcaaaagaaagaatcttatttccgaattcgcggagagcgtttgaacaacatgtcgagatctcggccgtaagagctgtcgatcatcgctagtctcaaaacctagatctaacctagttgagtcgcagctcgctaaaaaggaaataaaacgcctaagttctaagttgctctagatgggttctccgaaatcttggagcaggaaaaggagttttgttggCGGGATTCCGAAAGTcacaaaacacggatttctggcgacccgggggcctagaacttacgcacgaagactagccacccgacgacccgagccagcacggggctagccgcccggcgaccacggccggcacgggcgctagccgccggcggccacggccagcacgggggctagccgcccggcggccacggccagcacaggcgctagccgcccggccacggccagcaccggcgctagccgccggcggccacggccagcacgggggctagccgcccggcggccacggccgcgaccggaattggctgctcggttccttcggcttatgcgtgtttttgcgttctttttagttttccgtaggtttttccttgtgtagaaaacgtttctagccggttatttcgagatgattaatctcgaacttaatatttttccaaggtttctcgattaacaattagtctttcgaggttgctctaatatcttttaagtttttccgagactttcggacattgatttcgtcttgactgattttgaccccaacaattagccccccagctagctaggagccgtaaggtttgtaggtcctagcttgcggtatggttcgtgaggtaagtatggagacgaaatcgtgtcgaaggtcggggtgaatagtcaaatccttgcctataaagacttgtgaattctttactattcttatttcacccaagaatcttaagttaatctctctcttgcaaattctctctcttcctttaagaaaagaatgacttcaagatcaaaatcctcgaggaggcagtctcactcgtcttcggatagtttccatgccgaggaggaagttccgaaaacccgaggttccagagattgacagaagcgcgtattgcgacgccgtcttcggttctgatgctcctcttcccgtgatcccgattccccggcgacctctgaggacgcgtaaggaaactgactcgccgagcgaagtatcccctgaatatctcggaattcttcgagagttttatgaggttccgaagggagtcatgtttcgcattcctcgcgggaatgagagttcggagcatcctccgaagggttactttacttgctacgaggcgttcctgacgcaatgccgactgtggttcccaatccctggggtcattgttcaggctctcgaccgtttcggaatcgtaatcagccagctgaacgtgccggctttggaaagctggcttggcgttgtgattttgagttacgagttagggatggaccttagccctgctgacttcgaagggttgtggaactccaagacgacgagcatcaatggagtgtactccatgaaggcgaggaccaatttttcggtaatccatggagtcacctcgcacgccaaggatcacgttgaccgtttctttttcgtgaggatagatggaaagtctgtcgaggaaggctttctccacctattcctgacggactggttgtaccaacgaggtaagattgtcgcatcccctttctttgaatccgaaaggcgagtactgaacgagtgtgttttttttttgttcagagaacaggtgtctcgcgcatgttccttccgatctttcggccaagagagacatttttaggacaattccttgttcctggaattcctttactcttgaccggattcgaggggcggtcgcgcttcaccgatcgcgaggcggtacgcggccctgtgtcaatgatggatcctacgtttttgccccttcaaggcggagacggagatctcggaaggataaagggattgctttcgAGGCCTTGTCAGGATATGACGAGCCGCCGAGATACGACCCTGACTTCACTACAGAGAATCAGggtgttcctcccccgggtgatttctttgatgaactccctccggcgttttcccgtgaagagtctttggacaacgaggagagagacaaggtgactgcggagggtgcttgcttggtcaacgaggtttgttttcgaaacttgaataaatccccttttctttttatttgacctcgacctctttgcaggccgtgagagtgtggaatgcattGATCGATGGAAGTTTCCttactgcccggctggcccgtttcaaagcggaggaaacggaaagggaattcaccaagtatcggttggaggtggaggagcaaaaacgtcggcaagccgaggtccaggctcgagccctcgttcgtgcggaaaggagcgggcgaagaagagctgccgccgagctgaaccgaagggccgaaattttctctaccgaattcgaagcgtacaaagaggctcaggactttgtaggcgattttcgcgagtgtcgtggttcggtcggtactctacacaagatgcagcgtgaggatttctctctttccggcgaacttgccacgatggatggctcgatgagaatatgtaCTAatgccgaatcctttgttcctccggtcgaagggagaattcgagagttgtggaatcctatccaagtctcggaggatacAGCGGATGTAGGTGCGGGTTCgaatgcaggcgacgggggtgaagaggtcgaccagcccgactcctcgtttggaatatctctaaccgattgttatgcattcgattataatttgtgacaggccaagtgtggctgtttgtatgtatgtgttgcgacccttaggaggtcgcgtgactttgtgtttctcgggattggccgttggtggctcTTGAATCCCTGCAATGAATGCTTTTATAAattctgcgttttgatttatactttcgtcaagtgtagagggtttgaatacgtgtagtcacttcgtattcaatctcttttttttttgtc from the Raphanus sativus cultivar WK10039 unplaced genomic scaffold, ASM80110v3 Scaffold2343, whole genome shotgun sequence genome contains:
- the LOC130505520 gene encoding uncharacterized protein LOC130505520, with protein sequence MSPYEALYGRPCKTPLCWTEVGERRMFGSPIVQETMVNLETIQTNMKKAQDRQKKYADQSRREVTFEIGDWVYLKVTAQKGKDRFEDMHLHPVFHVSMLRKHIRDPSAVEPERIEELRTNLTYPEGPIRLGERRIRKLKNREIAQVQVFWGRQNRIHVTWEDEARFKADHPEFSERML